One Rhizoctonia solani chromosome 1, complete sequence DNA window includes the following coding sequences:
- a CDS encoding The BTB (BR-C, ttk and bab)/POZ (Pox virus and Zinc finger) domain, with protein MLPLATLNIPGNNTNNQSLFTPPSGGDIILKSSDDIEFLVHSTHLKLASSVFADMIATGTQNDIVKLTEDAIGISYLLRFIYPNRLPLTIDPDALPVYLTVVQKYDVGGALELIDELIVLNTPPHKLLSSDPIRIHQLAGQFNLVKTRVAAAPLITSDHVDFCDLDKVAELARKYSSLRLVYLMNIQAMRAKVLSDVLFKYNSEPIKPTGSDQGVYWYLSCGDCQSRNVKNRETFMKIPPSWVLAWTRHVYETLLVSSEPIAAMSDLQLFQSSVFERFKGREDMCQKCLSDYADYPSQGPKFDRWAGGIKSVLEAQLAKLELVYAL; from the coding sequence ATGTTACCTTTGGCTACCTTAAATATACCCGGGAATAATACCAACAATCAATCACTATTTACACCACCAAGCGGTGGAGACATTATTCTAAAGTCTAGCGATGACATCGAGTTCTTGGTCCACTCTACACACCTCAAACTCGCATCGTCGGTGTTTGCCGACATGATCGCCACCGGGACACAAAACGACATTGTCAAACTCACCGAAGATGCAATTGGCATCTCCTATCTGCTCCGATTTATCTACCCGAACAGGCTGCCGCTCACCATTGACCCTGATGCGCTACCCGTCTATTTGACGGTGGTTCAAAAGTACGATGTCGGAGGTGCACTCGAGCTCATCGACGAACTCATCGTATTAAACACTCCCCCACACAAACTCCTTTCGTCCGACCCGATACGAATCCATCAACTCGCAGGGCAATTTAACCTCGTCAAGACTCGGGTGGCAGCTGCACCGCTTATCACTTCCGACCATGTCGACTTTTGCGATCTGGACAAAGTGGCGGAGCTTGCTCGAAAATACTCGTCGCTCAGGTTAGTCTACTTGATGAACATCCAAGCTATGCGGGCAAAAGTACTTTCGGATGTACTGTTCAAGTATAACAGCGAGCCTATCAAGCCGACCGGGTCCGACCAGGGGGTGTACTGGTATCTTTCCTGCGGGGACTGTCAGTCCAGAAACGTGAAAAATAGAGAAACGTTCATGAAGATTCCGCCTTCGTGGGTGTTGGCTTGGACCCGCCATGTATACGAGACCTTGCTCGTTTCTTCTGAACCTATCGCTGCGATGTCTGATCTCCAACTGTTCCAATCGTCTGTCTTTGAGAGGTTCAAGGGGCGAGAAGATATGTGTCAAAAGTGCTTGTCTGATTATGCGGATTATCCGTCTCAGGGGCCCAAGTTTGATCGTTGGGCCGGCGGGATAAAGAGTGTTTTGGAAGCGCAGTTGGCAAAGCTGGAGTTGGTGTATGCACTTTGA